In the genome of Kitasatospora cathayae, one region contains:
- a CDS encoding orotate phosphoribosyltransferase produces MVVALRECQLKVAQRMAPLVPSGAEVLAGLEMGGIPVVTALGRHTGLPCAFVGKQAKPYGTCRLAEGADVVGRRVLVVKDVLTSGGQIVLSTADLRGPGAVVNEARCVIDREQGGADALAAEGISLLSLLTAEDLRTAAAG; encoded by the coding sequence ATGGTAGTGGCGCTGAGGGAATGTCAGCTCAAGGTCGCCCAGCGGATGGCCCCGCTCGTGCCGTCCGGGGCCGAGGTCCTGGCCGGCCTGGAGATGGGCGGCATTCCCGTGGTCACCGCGCTCGGCCGGCACACCGGCCTGCCGTGCGCATTCGTGGGCAAGCAGGCCAAGCCGTATGGCACTTGCCGCCTGGCCGAAGGCGCCGATGTGGTCGGCCGCCGTGTGCTGGTGGTCAAGGACGTGCTCACCAGCGGCGGACAGATCGTGCTGTCGACCGCCGACCTGCGCGGCCCCGGGGCCGTCGTGAACGAGGCCCGGTGCGTGATCGACCGTGAGCAAGGCGGTGCCGATGCCCTCGCGGCGGAGGGCATCAGTCTGTTGTCGCTGCTGACCGCAGAGGATCTGCGAACCGCTGCCGCGGGCTGA
- a CDS encoding nuclear transport factor 2 family protein yields the protein MSRTPQEIFQSYVHAGALTRNADALAECFTEDGVFEAPLMSAGAAFPRRLVGREEIRSAMAAYYAQHPVKGARSPNLEKSGYVLHTTSDPDVFIAEIDTVFDGAGDGDDVVVSLVQIFRIRDGKIARLRDYFAPELMG from the coding sequence GTGTCCCGAACACCGCAGGAGATCTTCCAGAGTTACGTCCACGCCGGCGCCCTGACCCGGAACGCCGACGCCCTCGCCGAGTGCTTCACCGAGGACGGTGTCTTCGAGGCACCGCTGATGTCCGCCGGTGCCGCCTTCCCCAGGAGGCTGGTGGGCCGCGAGGAGATCCGCAGCGCCATGGCGGCGTACTACGCGCAGCACCCGGTGAAGGGCGCGCGTTCGCCCAACCTGGAGAAGTCCGGCTACGTCCTGCACACCACCTCCGACCCGGACGTGTTCATCGCCGAGATCGACACGGTCTTCGACGGAGCCGGAGACGGAGACGACGTGGTGGTGTCTCTGGTGCAGATTTTCCGCATCCGCGACGGGAAGATCGCTCGGCTGCGCGACTACTTCGCGCCGGAGTTGATGGGCTGA
- a CDS encoding ATP-binding protein: protein MRHLNTPSLTLAKQSLQDAMTRLGWPPSDTFDAELALGELIVNAWSHANTPAPVVQILSLTANTLRVAVSDESPVLPDMQPLDLLAESGRGLQLVEGLTDRWGIDPQKRGKTIWFECDLGGAE, encoded by the coding sequence ATGCGTCACCTCAACACGCCCTCGCTCACCCTCGCCAAGCAGTCCCTCCAGGACGCCATGACCCGCCTCGGCTGGCCGCCCTCGGACACCTTCGACGCCGAACTCGCCCTCGGCGAGCTGATCGTGAACGCCTGGAGCCACGCGAACACCCCCGCGCCGGTCGTCCAGATCCTCTCCCTCACCGCCAACACCCTCCGGGTCGCCGTCTCGGACGAGAGCCCGGTGCTGCCCGACATGCAGCCCCTCGACCTCCTCGCCGAGTCCGGCCGGGGCCTCCAGCTCGTCGAGGGCCTCACCGACCGCTGGGGCATCGACCCGCAGAAGCGCGGCAAGACCATCTGGTTCGAGTGCGACCTGGGCGGTGCCGAGTGA
- a CDS encoding LysR family transcriptional regulator, translating to MHQLRYFVAVVDEGSFTAAANRLHVSQSGISTQVAKLERELGQQLLERSGRRVRLTPAGEAVLPLAKSALATLEAIQHTAAEFADAVRGRVRLGMITGCSIPPFLDTVADLGRTHPGIELSLHEGHSDLLQAQVLSGALDLALIGYAGETEPGLEADVVVDEPIAAVIPAGHPLDRDTLQLADLGGEKVLCLSAGTGIRAAYERSCAQLGLDARVDIDASSPVALLRLAERGAGVAVLSTSSAQGAGLRAVPFADAATNARLGLVARRDQQSPAVRLLRAKLTAAMCPV from the coding sequence ATGCACCAGCTGCGCTACTTCGTCGCCGTGGTCGACGAGGGGTCCTTCACGGCCGCCGCCAACCGCCTGCACGTCAGTCAGTCCGGCATCAGCACCCAGGTGGCCAAGCTGGAGCGGGAGTTGGGCCAGCAGCTGCTGGAACGTTCCGGCCGCCGGGTCCGGCTCACCCCGGCCGGCGAGGCTGTCCTCCCGCTGGCCAAGAGCGCGCTCGCCACCCTGGAAGCCATCCAGCACACCGCCGCCGAGTTCGCCGACGCGGTGCGCGGCCGGGTGCGGCTGGGCATGATCACGGGCTGCTCGATCCCGCCGTTCCTGGACACCGTGGCGGACCTCGGTCGCACCCATCCCGGCATCGAACTGAGCCTGCACGAGGGGCACTCGGACCTCCTCCAGGCGCAGGTCCTCTCCGGCGCCCTCGACCTGGCCCTGATCGGCTACGCGGGCGAGACCGAACCGGGCCTGGAGGCCGACGTCGTCGTGGACGAGCCGATCGCCGCCGTCATCCCGGCCGGTCACCCGCTCGACCGGGACACCCTCCAACTCGCCGACCTGGGCGGGGAGAAGGTCCTCTGCCTGTCTGCGGGCACCGGCATCCGCGCCGCCTACGAGCGCTCCTGCGCCCAGCTCGGCCTCGACGCCCGGGTGGACATCGACGCCAGCTCCCCGGTCGCCCTGCTCCGCCTCGCCGAGCGCGGCGCGGGCGTCGCCGTCCTCAGCACCTCCTCCGCACAGGGCGCCGGCCTGCGGGCCGTCCCGTTCGCCGACGCCGCCACGAACGCCCGTCTCGGGCTGGTCGCCCGCCGCGACCAGCAGTCCCCGGCGGTCCGCCTCCTCCGCGCCAAACTCACCGCGGCCATGTGTCCCGTCTGA
- a CDS encoding nuclear transport factor 2 family protein codes for MTTTKTARELAETYFTAWEAGDFETVRGLLAEDVDFVGALGTASGIEEALGGLRGLGQVLEKIDVKARVADGDEVITWFELCTTVAPPAPTANWMHVENGRIARIRVTFDPRGLLAGFEKKS; via the coding sequence ATGACGACGACGAAGACTGCGCGTGAGCTTGCCGAGACCTACTTCACCGCCTGGGAGGCGGGCGACTTCGAGACCGTCCGGGGCCTGCTGGCCGAGGACGTCGACTTCGTCGGGGCACTGGGCACGGCGTCCGGGATCGAGGAGGCGCTGGGCGGGCTGAGGGGCCTCGGCCAGGTGCTGGAGAAGATCGACGTGAAGGCGCGGGTCGCGGACGGCGACGAGGTGATCACCTGGTTCGAGCTGTGCACCACGGTTGCGCCGCCGGCGCCGACGGCGAACTGGATGCACGTGGAGAACGGGAGGATCGCTCGGATCCGGGTGACCTTCGACCCGCGCGGGCTGCTGGCGGGGTTCGAGAAGAAGAGCTGA
- a CDS encoding RNA-guided endonuclease InsQ/TnpB family protein, which produces MTGGHVKRAFKYRFHPTDAQAAELWRTFGCVRKVYNLALQARTEAWTLRQERVNYNATSAMLTVWKKTEELAYLSEVSSVPLQQALRHLQGAFANFWARRAKYPTFKSRKKSRKSAEYTTSGFRYRDGRLTLAKMTEPLAIVWSRPLPEGASPSTVTVSQDAAGRWFVSMLCDDRPAMPAPVNAAVGIDAGITSLVTLSTGEKITNPRHERKDRERLAKAQRDLARKAKGDGANRAKARIKVGRAYARIADRRRDFLHKLTTRLVRENQTIVIEDLTVRNILKNRTLARAVSDASWTELRSMLEYKADWYGREVITVDRWFPSSKLCSTCGTLRGRMPLNVREWTCDCGTTHDRDVNAAKNILAAGLAVAACGDGVRPQRSTPGGRSSVKQEVVPPPRSRAAAQPRG; this is translated from the coding sequence ATGACTGGTGGCCATGTGAAGCGGGCGTTCAAGTACCGCTTCCACCCGACCGATGCGCAGGCGGCTGAGCTGTGGCGCACGTTCGGGTGCGTGCGCAAGGTCTACAACCTGGCGTTGCAGGCCCGTACCGAGGCGTGGACGCTGCGCCAGGAGCGGGTGAACTACAACGCCACATCCGCGATGCTGACGGTGTGGAAGAAGACCGAGGAACTGGCCTACCTGTCCGAGGTGTCGTCGGTCCCGTTGCAGCAGGCGCTGCGGCACCTGCAGGGCGCGTTCGCCAACTTCTGGGCCAGGCGGGCGAAGTACCCGACGTTCAAGTCCCGGAAGAAGTCCCGGAAGTCCGCCGAGTACACCACCAGCGGTTTCCGGTACCGGGACGGCCGGCTGACTCTGGCCAAGATGACGGAACCGCTGGCCATCGTCTGGTCGCGTCCGCTCCCCGAGGGGGCTTCGCCGTCCACGGTGACGGTGTCGCAGGACGCGGCCGGACGCTGGTTCGTCTCCATGCTGTGCGACGACCGGCCGGCCATGCCCGCACCGGTCAACGCGGCCGTGGGCATCGACGCCGGAATCACCAGCCTGGTGACGCTCTCCACCGGAGAGAAGATCACCAACCCGAGGCATGAGCGCAAGGACCGCGAACGCCTCGCCAAGGCCCAGCGAGACCTTGCCCGCAAGGCCAAGGGCGACGGTGCGAACCGGGCGAAGGCTCGCATCAAGGTCGGCCGGGCGTATGCCCGGATCGCCGACCGGCGCAGGGACTTCCTGCACAAGCTCACCACTCGACTCGTTCGTGAGAACCAAACGATCGTGATCGAGGACCTGACCGTCCGGAACATTCTCAAGAACCGGACACTCGCCCGAGCGGTCTCGGACGCGAGCTGGACCGAGCTGCGGTCCATGCTGGAGTACAAGGCCGACTGGTACGGGCGTGAGGTGATCACCGTTGACCGGTGGTTCCCCTCGTCCAAGCTGTGCTCGACCTGCGGCACCCTGCGAGGCAGGATGCCGCTCAACGTCCGCGAGTGGACGTGCGACTGCGGAACGACCCACGACCGGGACGTCAACGCGGCGAAGAACATCCTGGCCGCCGGGCTGGCGGTTGCAGCCTGTGGAGACGGTGTAAGACCTCAACGGAGCACTCCGGGCGGGCGGTCGTCGGTGAAGCAGGAAGTCGTCCCACCGCCGCGCTCACGCGCAGCGGCTCAGCCGCGAGGCTGA